A genomic segment from Candidatus Brocadia sinica JPN1 encodes:
- a CDS encoding LolA family protein, with protein sequence MNRNRFILFTLFITGSIFFHGLALSMAASVAKNLDDILSEIDKANTAFKTLKADVTFTRTITLLESTETSQGEMHYKKPKRLYLKFQPPRNEINIVDGKYVWVYHPAEKQVEKYEMDKSKQSSQGLSFFEFGYGESVESAKKDYKITLLEAKEVGKKRFYILDLVPKEPKSQYSNIRLWVEDGFWLPDKIELYESEGEVVNIIELKNIKLNKGMSDKLFTFKVPRGVEVIEPFQ encoded by the coding sequence ATGAATAGAAACAGGTTCATTTTATTTACCCTCTTCATCACGGGTAGTATCTTTTTTCATGGGCTGGCCCTTTCGATGGCAGCTTCTGTAGCAAAAAACCTCGACGATATCCTTTCAGAGATAGACAAGGCCAATACCGCATTCAAAACCTTGAAGGCGGATGTAACGTTTACCCGCACGATCACCCTGCTTGAATCTACCGAGACGTCACAGGGTGAGATGCATTACAAAAAACCCAAAAGGCTGTACCTGAAATTTCAACCACCCCGCAATGAGATAAATATTGTGGATGGAAAATATGTATGGGTATATCATCCGGCAGAGAAGCAGGTAGAAAAATACGAAATGGATAAAAGTAAACAGTCCTCGCAGGGGCTCAGTTTTTTTGAATTTGGTTACGGGGAATCTGTGGAATCAGCAAAAAAAGATTATAAAATTACCCTGCTGGAAGCAAAGGAAGTCGGTAAAAAACGGTTTTATATCCTGGATTTAGTACCCAAAGAACCAAAATCCCAATATTCCAATATCCGCCTGTGGGTGGAGGACGGATTCTGGCTGCCAGACAAGATAGAACTGTACGAGAGTGAGGGCGAAGTGGTTAATATCATCGAGCTGAAAAACATTAAGCTGAACAAGGGCATGTCCGACAAGCTGTTCACATTCAAAGTACCAAGAGGGGTCGAGGTTATCGAACCATTTCAATAA
- a CDS encoding cobalamin-independent methionine synthase II family protein: protein MQDIPLFPVTVVGSLPRSKAVLKALGRRQKGLIGDQEFDPIAHNAVLEALRLQEGAGVDIVTDGEQRRDNFYSFVAEHVEGIQLMSLAEMLGYVEDKAAFERLLNALDVPAFALKNPVVTGKLRRLHPLVLNDYLFLKQHTNKPIKVTLPGPYLLTRSLWVRSLSYNFYPDKESLGNDVVNILREELMALRNAGCTFIQFDEPVLTEVAFTGPHETHTFMCAALSEKSSPEEELHFAVDLLNRVVEGINGKVKTALHVCRGNWSQREDVLLRGAYDPLVPYFSRMNVRQFVLEYATERAGSIDVLADLPPDKEIGLGVVDPRTTRVETVDFVVNKVKSLIKYRRPEQIYLNPDCGFGTFADRPVNTNEIAMQKLQIIHRAAEILRSCFRGL from the coding sequence ATGCAGGACATTCCATTATTTCCCGTTACTGTGGTTGGCAGTCTGCCGCGATCAAAGGCTGTTTTGAAAGCTCTGGGCAGAAGGCAAAAAGGCCTGATCGGGGATCAAGAATTTGATCCAATTGCCCATAATGCAGTGCTGGAGGCGCTCAGGCTGCAGGAAGGAGCGGGTGTGGATATCGTGACGGATGGTGAGCAGCGCCGTGACAACTTCTACTCTTTTGTCGCAGAGCATGTTGAAGGCATTCAATTGATGAGCCTGGCGGAAATGCTCGGTTATGTGGAAGATAAGGCTGCATTCGAACGGCTGCTCAATGCCCTGGATGTGCCGGCCTTCGCCCTGAAAAATCCGGTAGTGACTGGTAAGTTGAGGCGATTACATCCACTGGTTCTGAACGACTATCTGTTCTTAAAACAGCATACCAACAAACCCATCAAGGTAACTCTGCCTGGGCCATATCTCCTGACCCGTTCTCTGTGGGTAAGGAGCCTGTCCTACAACTTCTATCCTGACAAAGAGTCTTTGGGAAATGATGTCGTCAACATTCTCCGGGAAGAACTTATGGCGTTGCGTAATGCGGGTTGCACGTTTATTCAGTTCGATGAACCGGTGCTTACCGAGGTGGCATTTACGGGACCTCATGAAACACATACCTTTATGTGTGCGGCATTGTCAGAAAAAAGCAGTCCTGAAGAAGAATTGCATTTTGCCGTTGACCTGCTGAACAGGGTTGTGGAAGGCATCAATGGAAAGGTGAAGACCGCTCTGCATGTTTGCCGGGGCAACTGGAGTCAGCGGGAAGACGTTCTGCTTCGGGGCGCCTATGATCCCCTCGTTCCCTATTTCAGCCGGATGAATGTCCGCCAATTCGTGCTGGAGTATGCCACTGAAAGGGCTGGAAGCATCGATGTGCTTGCTGATTTGCCCCCTGATAAAGAGATCGGACTGGGTGTTGTTGATCCGCGTACGACCAGAGTGGAAACCGTTGACTTTGTGGTAAACAAGGTAAAATCGCTAATAAAATACCGCCGACCTGAGCAAATCTACCTGAATCCGGATTGTGGCTTTGGCACGTTTGCCGACCGTCCGGTTAACACAAATGAAATTGCCATGCAGAAATTACAGATAATCCATCGGGCAGCAGAAATATTGCGTTCGTGTTTTAGGGGGCTGTAA
- a CDS encoding sulfurtransferase TusA family protein → MSESDLRVPDDLETPHVCEGGNLDCGSGLLLLIRKAMNQVPDGQILEIRSTEVNVKEDLPAWCRMTKNPYLGWRSGAGHYKYFVRKSSGDKKAEEDYGKARNYRWQTRIHWNGGMQAKVFCRNHSWMVGQPASFDVKDDAPSAVEYVLGAFGACLIMGFQIRASQQNIRVDELEISLSGQIDNIFVFLGTEQEGHSGLKEITGTIYVQSDADEEVLSQIWQETIVASPVTNTLIRQIDINIGMRVI, encoded by the coding sequence ATGTCGGAAAGTGATCTTCGTGTACCAGACGACCTCGAAACGCCACATGTCTGTGAAGGCGGCAACCTTGACTGTGGTTCGGGTTTGCTTCTGCTTATTCGCAAGGCAATGAATCAGGTGCCGGACGGCCAGATTCTGGAGATCCGCAGTACGGAGGTCAATGTTAAGGAAGACCTGCCCGCGTGGTGCCGGATGACCAAAAATCCGTATCTGGGCTGGCGGTCGGGTGCCGGCCATTATAAATATTTTGTCCGGAAAAGCAGCGGCGATAAAAAAGCGGAAGAAGATTATGGGAAAGCCCGCAATTACCGCTGGCAGACACGCATTCACTGGAATGGGGGAATGCAGGCTAAAGTCTTCTGCCGCAACCATTCCTGGATGGTTGGCCAGCCCGCCAGCTTTGATGTCAAAGATGATGCCCCCAGCGCTGTTGAGTATGTCCTGGGCGCATTCGGGGCCTGTTTGATTATGGGCTTCCAGATTCGTGCTTCTCAGCAAAACATCAGAGTTGATGAACTGGAAATTTCCCTGAGCGGACAAATCGACAATATCTTCGTTTTTCTCGGTACCGAACAGGAAGGTCACAGCGGTTTGAAAGAGATAACAGGCACAATTTACGTCCAATCCGATGCGGATGAGGAGGTTTTAAGTCAAATCTGGCAGGAGACAATAGTTGCCTCGCCCGTTACCAATACATTAATCCGTCAGATTGACATAAATATTGGTATGAGAGTTATCTAA
- a CDS encoding DsrE family protein has product MAKFMVSITHAKDNSDKATVGFVVANASAASGVETVVFLTVEGVRLSSKGYTDDIHEEGFAPLKQLMDDFVEAEGKIWVCSPCFKKRGLDGNNLVKGATIVGGAKVVEFLTTGGSCITY; this is encoded by the coding sequence ATGGCAAAATTTATGGTTAGTATTACCCATGCGAAGGATAATTCTGACAAGGCGACCGTTGGTTTCGTGGTTGCAAATGCCTCAGCCGCATCTGGTGTCGAGACGGTAGTGTTTCTTACCGTGGAAGGTGTGCGTCTTTCCTCAAAAGGTTATACTGATGATATTCACGAAGAAGGCTTCGCTCCTCTCAAACAGCTCATGGATGACTTTGTGGAAGCAGAGGGAAAAATTTGGGTTTGTTCCCCATGTTTTAAGAAGCGGGGATTGGATGGAAATAATCTCGTGAAAGGGGCGACGATTGTTGGTGGAGCCAAAGTGGTTGAATTTTTAACTACCGGCGGCTCCTGCATTACGTATTAA
- a CDS encoding sulfurtransferase TusA family protein: MSKITDQKNILPDVEIDLGEMGCGDLIIALMKALKPLKAGQVMKVRSLDQGAPADILSWCKMRGHVFLAGPCGENNVYYYIKKGSCK, encoded by the coding sequence ATGTCTAAAATAACTGATCAAAAAAACATTCTGCCTGATGTCGAAATCGATTTGGGAGAGATGGGGTGTGGTGATTTAATTATTGCGCTGATGAAGGCGTTAAAACCCCTGAAAGCTGGCCAGGTAATGAAAGTGCGTTCCCTTGATCAGGGAGCGCCGGCGGATATTCTGTCCTGGTGCAAGATGAGGGGACATGTATTTCTGGCAGGTCCCTGTGGTGAAAACAACGTGTATTATTACATTAAGAAAGGAAGTTGTAAATAA
- the sugE gene encoding quaternary ammonium compound efflux SMR transporter SugE: MSWILLFVAGIFEVVWAVGLKYTHGFTRLLPSMVTAFAMIMSFVLLGIAARGLPIGTSYAVWTGIGTVGTVIAGIFLFHEPRDWGRICCILLILLGVAGLKILGR, encoded by the coding sequence ATGAGTTGGATTCTTCTGTTTGTAGCAGGTATTTTTGAAGTTGTCTGGGCAGTTGGGCTAAAATATACTCATGGCTTTACACGGCTATTGCCGTCAATGGTAACTGCATTTGCCATGATAATGAGTTTTGTGCTCTTAGGCATCGCTGCGCGTGGTCTTCCTATCGGTACTTCTTACGCAGTATGGACGGGTATCGGCACCGTTGGAACAGTAATAGCGGGTATATTCTTGTTTCATGAGCCCCGTGACTGGGGTCGTATTTGTTGCATTCTACTCATTCTCTTAGGTGTGGCTGGTCTCAAGATACTTGGCAGGTAA
- a CDS encoding UbiA family prenyltransferase has translation MSRLFTYLKFLRPFTLFPPAIGMISGGIAALGAYPKYEFSSEIAIHITLGSLMATLLNGASNALNQIYDLEIDKINKPHRYLPSGKITIREAWIIASALFIISLILAGLVNWQCFMMAAIATVMTYFYSAPPLRTKRLGIVANITIAIPRGVLLKVCGWSTIKTIYKYEPWLIGLIFGLFLLGATSTKDFSDIRGDRANGCVTLPIRYGVRQAAWMIAGFFIFPFLLMPWGVNHGILTGNPHILRMAGFSLSAWGLYVAALLVRKSGELTTSENHIAWRHMYWMMMITQGIFAVAYLV, from the coding sequence GTGTCCAGATTGTTCACCTATCTGAAATTTCTGAGGCCATTTACCCTGTTCCCACCTGCTATTGGCATGATTTCTGGTGGAATTGCGGCCCTTGGAGCATACCCAAAATACGAATTTTCGTCTGAAATCGCAATCCATATCACCTTGGGCTCATTGATGGCCACATTGCTCAACGGGGCATCAAATGCCCTGAACCAGATCTATGACCTGGAGATTGACAAAATCAATAAGCCACACCGTTACCTGCCATCGGGAAAAATTACCATAAGGGAGGCGTGGATAATTGCATCTGCCTTATTTATCATATCGCTAATCCTTGCGGGATTGGTAAACTGGCAATGTTTTATGATGGCAGCCATTGCGACCGTCATGACATACTTTTATTCTGCCCCGCCGTTAAGGACAAAACGACTGGGAATTGTTGCTAATATTACCATAGCCATACCCCGGGGAGTACTTCTGAAGGTATGCGGCTGGTCTACGATAAAAACCATTTACAAATATGAACCCTGGCTGATCGGCCTGATCTTTGGCCTGTTTTTGCTGGGTGCAACCTCCACAAAAGATTTTTCGGATATCAGGGGCGACAGGGCAAATGGCTGCGTGACTCTCCCAATCAGGTACGGTGTAAGACAGGCTGCATGGATGATCGCAGGATTTTTTATCTTTCCCTTCCTCTTAATGCCGTGGGGGGTAAATCATGGCATTCTAACGGGAAACCCACATATTTTAAGGATGGCTGGATTCAGTTTATCTGCATGGGGATTGTACGTTGCCGCCTTATTGGTGCGTAAGTCCGGGGAGTTGACAACCTCAGAAAATCATATTGCATGGAGGCATATGTATTGGATGATGATGATTACCCAGGGTATTTTTGCTGTGGCATATTTGGTATAG
- a CDS encoding peptidylprolyl isomerase, with product MLIRYSIAFLSVFLIEYAVSYGAVSDLSENSINSIKAIVGDEIITQGDVVRRAAVAIKEAQERYKEKEFLEKVDEILKDTLDELINRKVLIKEAQRIFGTDMMQMKEVEKDLDSFMKGAVKNVGSLSKYYEIAESQGINPIEKKNELKEDIMIDKIMKENVYNKVKVQPKLLRRYYTENIDEFREKKEVSLRHIMIKFSAHNNNKEETFSVAQNVMNRIKKGEDFSALAKQYSDGQKAENGGLWTFEEVNELRKDLRDAAYNLKDNECSKIIGSPVGYHIFKMELIKPEKVQEFEAVQEEIYKKIYREEISRLKTQYLNSLKAGVFVKVIN from the coding sequence ATGTTGATACGATATAGCATAGCGTTTTTATCTGTTTTTTTAATTGAGTATGCCGTTTCATATGGGGCTGTGAGCGACTTGAGTGAAAACAGTATTAATTCTATTAAGGCTATTGTGGGTGACGAGATTATTACCCAGGGAGATGTTGTCCGGCGCGCTGCGGTAGCCATTAAAGAGGCGCAGGAAAGATATAAGGAAAAGGAGTTTCTTGAGAAGGTTGATGAAATACTGAAGGACACGCTGGACGAATTGATTAACAGAAAGGTACTGATAAAAGAGGCTCAGCGGATATTCGGTACGGATATGATGCAAATGAAAGAGGTCGAAAAAGACCTTGATTCCTTCATGAAAGGTGCGGTTAAAAACGTGGGTTCATTATCAAAATATTATGAAATCGCCGAATCTCAGGGGATAAATCCTATCGAAAAGAAAAACGAACTTAAGGAAGATATTATGATAGACAAGATAATGAAGGAGAATGTCTATAACAAGGTTAAAGTCCAGCCTAAATTACTAAGGCGTTATTATACGGAGAATATTGACGAATTCCGGGAAAAAAAAGAGGTGAGCCTGCGGCATATCATGATTAAGTTCTCCGCTCATAACAATAACAAAGAAGAAACGTTTTCTGTAGCACAAAATGTAATGAATCGGATTAAAAAAGGTGAGGACTTTTCAGCGCTGGCCAAACAATATTCTGATGGGCAGAAAGCAGAAAACGGTGGCCTGTGGACTTTTGAGGAAGTCAATGAATTAAGGAAAGACCTTCGGGATGCCGCTTATAATTTAAAGGATAATGAATGTAGCAAAATTATCGGATCTCCTGTTGGATATCATATCTTCAAAATGGAACTTATCAAGCCTGAGAAAGTACAGGAATTTGAAGCAGTACAGGAGGAAATTTACAAAAAAATTTATCGTGAAGAAATTAGTAGATTAAAAACCCAGTATTTAAACAGCCTGAAAGCGGGTGTCTTTGTTAAGGTTATTAATTAA
- the mfd gene encoding transcription-repair coupling factor, whose amino-acid sequence MVGLIDKLQRNKQFREIVCHLREGMNCAVNGLWGSSASFFIAAVANERVRITRAVPKVLLVVSGIEEAQEDTEDLNTFFHGHASLFPASENIFLDDFEDEDDTPARRLQILNRMLHGDIHADDKLDIVVAPIQSLLQPVPSSRSISENVLRIQKNREYPLEKLIAWLQEHHYRLTCQVENAGEYALRGGIVDIFPFASDVPCRIEYFGDEIESIRRFHVESQLSERELDACQILSHDKIYRTMSRTQGTFPSEGGVKEERKLAEKGDCPGDSPIRSEHEKTSLLTYLSKDTWIVLKEPARIEDRARRALDGMDDKEALFKTDEIFRLFSAFKKIALSKLPLASNNGDYTFQVKSVDNFPQHIQEITSELGKVIEANDRTVVFCNNKAEEQRFQEIISSSDMNDNGRFALRIGHLSRGFQFSDIRVAFLAHHEIFHRYQQRRESKKPVHARALDSFLDLKKGDYVVHISHGIGRFLGMETLEDEGHKREYLVLEFDEGTKIYVPATKIELVQKYIGGSDHRPRLDKIGSKYWEVRKKRAENAIADVASDLLHMQALRNAKEGIAYPADTEWQREFEESFIYEETPDQLEVIKDIKCDMESKMPMDRLICGDVGYGKTELAMRAAFKAVMFGKQVAVLVPTTILAQQHFVTFSERMADYPVKIGVLSRFKTRGEQKETLEKTAAGSIDILIGTHRLLQKDVYFKDLGLVIIDEEQRFGVEHKERLKKLRQMVDVLTLTATPIPRTLHMSLMGIKDISSLNTPPLSRQAVHTKIIRFDPECIRQAIRLELNRDGQVYFVHNRVYNIERIARTLSGIVPEARIMTVHGQMDEKLMEQRMREFVEGRADILVSTTIIESGLDIPNVNTIFINCADTFGLADLHQLRGRVGRYKHRAYAYIILPIDRPITPEAEKRVKAIEEFAELGAGFRIAMRDLEIRGAGNILGTEQHGHIAAVGYEMYCRLLELAVKKARHEPISEPMDVSIDLNLESFIPNNYIREDALKMDIYRRLNRSVTFEEVRSIADEITDRFGNLPRPVKNLLSESELRIIAQQSKIRSLVQVDGVLIIQVADLKKAEISLYKVKKHIRVINEDTLHLRLPGKGMPPEDLLEFLKKTIKI is encoded by the coding sequence ATGGTGGGTCTTATTGACAAGTTACAAAGAAATAAACAATTCAGGGAGATTGTATGTCATCTCCGCGAAGGAATGAATTGCGCTGTCAACGGATTATGGGGGTCATCTGCATCCTTCTTTATAGCGGCGGTTGCCAATGAGCGGGTAAGGATAACCCGTGCAGTACCCAAGGTACTTTTGGTTGTATCCGGTATTGAAGAAGCTCAGGAAGATACTGAAGACCTGAATACTTTTTTCCACGGCCATGCCAGCCTCTTTCCCGCCAGCGAAAACATTTTTCTGGACGACTTCGAAGATGAGGATGATACACCGGCGCGAAGGCTTCAAATTCTCAATCGGATGCTTCATGGCGATATCCATGCCGATGACAAATTGGATATTGTCGTAGCGCCCATCCAGTCTCTTTTGCAGCCCGTGCCCTCTTCCAGATCCATTTCTGAGAATGTTCTGAGAATCCAGAAAAATCGTGAATACCCCCTGGAAAAGCTCATTGCATGGTTGCAGGAGCATCACTACCGGCTGACCTGTCAGGTTGAAAATGCAGGGGAATATGCCTTGCGGGGGGGTATTGTAGATATTTTCCCGTTTGCTTCAGATGTCCCTTGCCGTATCGAGTATTTCGGAGACGAAATTGAATCCATTCGCAGATTTCATGTTGAATCTCAGCTCTCCGAACGGGAATTAGATGCTTGCCAGATACTATCGCATGATAAAATTTATCGTACCATGAGTCGTACTCAAGGTACTTTCCCTAGCGAAGGGGGAGTAAAAGAGGAGAGAAAACTGGCTGAAAAAGGTGATTGTCCAGGGGATTCCCCGATTCGATCAGAACATGAAAAAACATCTCTCCTGACATACCTTAGTAAAGATACCTGGATTGTCCTCAAGGAACCTGCAAGGATAGAAGACCGGGCAAGGAGAGCGCTGGACGGTATGGACGACAAAGAGGCGTTGTTCAAAACTGATGAAATCTTCCGCCTTTTCAGCGCTTTCAAGAAAATAGCCTTATCGAAATTGCCCCTGGCGTCAAACAACGGGGATTATACATTTCAAGTAAAATCCGTGGACAATTTTCCCCAGCATATTCAGGAAATCACATCAGAACTTGGCAAGGTGATTGAGGCTAATGACCGTACGGTTGTATTTTGTAACAACAAAGCTGAGGAACAGCGGTTTCAGGAGATTATCAGTAGTTCAGATATGAATGATAATGGCCGGTTCGCATTGCGTATAGGTCATCTTAGCCGTGGTTTCCAATTTTCTGATATCCGGGTCGCCTTTCTTGCTCATCACGAAATCTTTCATCGTTATCAACAGCGCCGTGAGTCGAAAAAACCTGTTCATGCCAGGGCGCTAGATTCTTTTCTTGACCTGAAAAAAGGGGATTATGTGGTACATATAAGCCACGGCATCGGACGTTTTTTGGGTATGGAAACACTGGAAGATGAGGGGCATAAAAGAGAGTATCTTGTATTAGAATTTGATGAGGGAACAAAGATATATGTACCTGCAACGAAGATTGAACTGGTACAGAAGTATATTGGCGGCTCTGACCACAGACCCAGGCTCGATAAGATCGGTTCCAAATATTGGGAAGTTCGAAAGAAAAGAGCAGAGAATGCAATTGCTGATGTTGCCAGCGATTTACTGCATATGCAGGCGTTGCGAAATGCAAAGGAGGGTATTGCCTACCCGGCAGATACGGAATGGCAGAGGGAATTTGAGGAATCATTCATCTACGAAGAAACTCCCGACCAGCTTGAGGTCATAAAAGATATTAAGTGCGATATGGAATCGAAGATGCCCATGGACCGGCTCATTTGTGGTGATGTCGGGTATGGGAAAACGGAGCTTGCCATGCGGGCGGCCTTCAAGGCAGTAATGTTTGGGAAGCAGGTGGCCGTGCTGGTTCCCACAACTATTCTTGCGCAGCAGCACTTTGTTACTTTTTCAGAACGCATGGCCGATTATCCCGTTAAGATTGGTGTGTTAAGCAGATTTAAGACACGCGGGGAGCAGAAGGAAACACTGGAGAAGACGGCTGCCGGTTCTATAGATATTCTCATCGGTACCCATCGGCTGTTGCAGAAAGACGTCTATTTTAAAGACCTGGGTCTCGTGATTATTGACGAAGAGCAGCGATTCGGAGTTGAACATAAGGAACGGCTTAAGAAATTGCGACAGATGGTCGATGTGCTTACTTTGACAGCTACGCCAATTCCCAGAACCCTGCATATGTCGCTGATGGGTATTAAAGATATATCCTCGCTGAATACTCCCCCATTGAGCAGGCAGGCAGTACATACAAAAATTATTCGATTCGATCCGGAGTGTATCCGTCAGGCCATCAGGCTGGAACTTAACCGTGACGGCCAGGTGTACTTTGTTCATAACCGTGTGTATAATATCGAACGTATTGCCAGGACTTTATCCGGGATTGTGCCGGAGGCGAGGATCATGACGGTTCATGGACAGATGGATGAAAAACTTATGGAACAAAGGATGCGAGAATTTGTGGAAGGTCGTGCTGATATCCTGGTGTCCACGACAATTATTGAATCAGGTCTGGACATTCCAAACGTCAACACGATATTTATCAACTGTGCCGATACCTTTGGTCTTGCCGATCTGCATCAGTTGCGGGGAAGGGTGGGTCGATACAAACATCGTGCTTATGCCTATATCATATTACCCATCGACCGTCCGATTACCCCCGAAGCAGAAAAACGCGTGAAGGCTATTGAGGAATTTGCTGAATTGGGCGCAGGGTTTCGGATTGCCATGCGAGACCTGGAGATCCGTGGCGCCGGGAATATCCTGGGAACGGAGCAGCATGGCCATATTGCTGCCGTAGGGTATGAGATGTATTGCCGTTTATTGGAATTGGCAGTGAAAAAGGCAAGGCATGAACCGATAAGCGAACCCATGGATGTTTCCATTGATCTTAATTTGGAATCTTTTATTCCCAATAATTATATCCGGGAGGATGCTTTAAAAATGGATATCTACCGGAGACTGAATCGTTCCGTTACCTTTGAGGAGGTAAGGTCTATTGCAGATGAAATAACAGACCGGTTTGGTAATTTACCTCGTCCTGTAAAAAACCTGCTTTCCGAGAGTGAATTAAGGATTATTGCCCAGCAGTCGAAAATTCGTTCTCTGGTACAGGTAGATGGTGTCTTAATTATACAGGTTGCTGATTTGAAAAAAGCGGAGATAAGTTTGTATAAAGTAAAAAAACATATCCGGGTTATTAACGAAGATACTTTGCATCTGAGACTTCCCGGAAAAGGGATGCCACCGGAAGATTTGCTGGAATTTCTGAAAAAAACTATTAAAATTTAG
- a CDS encoding nucleoside deaminase has product MKMTNADEKFMRLAISKARKGIENGQTPFGVCITKEGEIVSCVHNIVWESTDITAHAEIHAIREACKKLNTVDLSGCIIYSTCEPCPMCFSACHWAKISKIVYGARIEDAKKLGFSELTISNREMKQFGSSPIEIVGDLLRKENLELFEFWHKREDKRIY; this is encoded by the coding sequence ATGAAGATGACCAACGCAGATGAAAAATTCATGAGACTTGCCATCAGCAAGGCACGAAAGGGTATTGAAAATGGGCAAACACCCTTTGGGGTATGTATAACAAAAGAAGGGGAAATTGTCAGTTGTGTTCATAATATCGTTTGGGAAAGTACGGACATCACTGCACATGCCGAGATTCACGCAATCAGAGAAGCCTGTAAAAAATTGAATACCGTAGACCTGTCTGGCTGTATTATTTATTCGACCTGCGAACCGTGCCCCATGTGTTTTAGCGCATGCCACTGGGCAAAAATTTCTAAGATTGTTTATGGCGCACGGATAGAGGATGCAAAAAAGTTAGGATTCAGTGAACTGACCATTTCAAACAGGGAAATGAAACAATTCGGTAGCAGTCCGATAGAAATTGTTGGAGATTTGCTTCGGAAGGAAAATTTAGAACTTTTTGAATTTTGGCACAAACGAGAGGATAAACGAATTTATTGA
- a CDS encoding type III polyketide synthase: MNSTNGKAHIASIAVATPPYTVNQAQAGAFLVKHYSDKLSPKSLAILRKIFAHPGVSRRHLAVDDLACLVDEHPDNRIARYTHWAVNLSSQAIVNALTLIGLTMEDVSGLVVNTCTGYICPGISTYLIEKLGISDKVRAHDLVGSGCGGAIPNLQICEDMLKGSGEGVIVSVSVEICSATFQMDDDLSLIVSNAIFADGAAASVLWRRPEGLALIDSVSRYEPRHRDDIRYVYRNGQLHNQLSVSLPEIASKTVAKVVTDLLRPWGLRIEDIKHWAFHPGGEKIIDAIRNEIGLSEVHLHATRDVLARYGNMSSPTVFFVLQEILDRGSIQPGDWCVMVAFGAGLCAHACLLKA; encoded by the coding sequence TTGAACTCTACGAATGGGAAGGCGCACATAGCATCGATTGCAGTTGCCACACCACCTTACACAGTAAATCAAGCCCAGGCAGGGGCATTTCTTGTAAAACACTACTCGGATAAACTGAGTCCTAAAAGTTTAGCGATCTTGCGAAAGATTTTTGCTCATCCTGGCGTATCACGCAGACATCTTGCGGTTGACGATCTCGCATGTCTTGTTGATGAACACCCGGATAACCGCATTGCCCGCTACACACACTGGGCAGTTAACCTTTCGTCTCAGGCAATTGTTAATGCTCTAACACTGATTGGATTGACAATGGAGGATGTGTCAGGATTGGTGGTTAATACTTGCACCGGTTACATCTGTCCTGGCATATCAACCTATCTCATAGAAAAGTTAGGTATATCAGATAAGGTACGAGCCCATGACCTGGTCGGTAGTGGGTGCGGGGGGGCAATTCCAAACTTACAGATATGCGAAGATATGTTAAAAGGGTCTGGCGAAGGGGTAATCGTAAGCGTTTCAGTGGAGATCTGCAGTGCCACATTTCAGATGGATGATGATTTGAGTTTAATAGTATCGAATGCAATCTTTGCTGATGGTGCGGCTGCCTCTGTGCTCTGGAGACGCCCGGAGGGGTTGGCATTGATTGACTCGGTCAGTCGTTATGAGCCCCGGCATCGTGATGATATACGTTACGTTTACAGAAATGGGCAACTCCACAATCAGCTTTCCGTTTCCCTGCCGGAGATAGCTAGTAAGACGGTTGCCAAAGTAGTGACTGACCTGTTAAGACCGTGGGGACTGCGGATTGAGGATATTAAACATTGGGCATTCCATCCGGGAGGTGAAAAGATAATCGACGCAATCAGAAATGAAATAGGACTTTCTGAAGTTCATCTGCATGCAACCCGTGATGTTTTGGCAAGGTATGGAAATATGTCTTCACCAACAGTATTTTTTGTGTTACAAGAGATCTTAGATAGGGGTAGTATTCAACCCGGGGATTGGTGTGTAATGGTTGCCTTTGGTGCGGGGCTTTGTGCCCATGCCTGTCTTCTCAAGGCATAG